One Desulfobacterales bacterium genomic window carries:
- a CDS encoding thioesterase family protein gives MLTHKTTCRVIYGDTDNMGQAYYGNYFRWFEMGRNELFRSMGLTYLEAESRGLFLPVAETYCKYLSPAKYDDLLVIETVLDTGLKSAIKFDYQIFNQDDQTLLAQGYTKHACLNRDGKVVRPPKFIKEIIEKNSQKP, from the coding sequence ATGCTCACGCATAAAACCACCTGCCGTGTGATTTATGGCGACACGGATAACATGGGCCAGGCATATTATGGCAACTACTTCAGATGGTTTGAAATGGGTCGTAACGAACTATTCCGATCCATGGGTCTTACCTATCTGGAGGCTGAGAGTCGGGGGTTATTTTTACCGGTAGCAGAAACCTATTGTAAATACCTGTCACCGGCAAAGTATGACGATCTTTTAGTCATCGAAACGGTGCTGGACACCGGCCTAAAAAGCGCTATTAAATTTGACTATCAGATATTCAACCAAGACGATCAAACCCTTCTGGCCCAGGGATATACCAAACATGCCTGCCTGAATCGTGACGGCAAAGTGGTTCGCCCACCCAAGTTTATCAAAGAAATCATTGAGAAAAATAGTCAAAAACCTTAA
- the rfaE1 gene encoding D-glycero-beta-D-manno-heptose-7-phosphate kinase, whose protein sequence is MKKMAGCRILVVGDLMLDAYLWGQAQRISPEAPVQVVSVTSEEHTLGGAGNVISNLAALEANVSAVGVIGSGSDGQRVLDQLNRLAVDTAGIIRDAQRPTTRKTRVIANHQHVLRYDKEVKTEISQPIGDQVSRCAQEMMVGCDVILVSDYGKGLVTSALMKQLAAAAQQHGKLLIVDPKGLNFEKYAGASVITPNQKETALAAGIDIVDEQTLTEAARRLMDKIGIDRILVTCGKDGMVYFEGMARPYRIGTKARQVFDVSGAGDTVLAVLGLGIAAGYTPKQAVALANTAAGIVVGKVGTATVSAAELAAELNLIPDPTLSKQKTVAELSAVAQKLHKTGKRIVLTNGCFDLLHVGHIKLLSASKQLGDVLVVAIDDDASIEKLKGPGRPVIKAYERLRIISALDSVDYVVAFSSDQLGKLIETLRPAVLTKGSNYEADAVLGRDIVERFGGRIEIIPVTEDISATRIINEIKNN, encoded by the coding sequence ATGAAAAAAATGGCAGGATGTCGCATCCTTGTAGTGGGCGATTTGATGTTGGATGCCTATCTTTGGGGCCAAGCCCAGCGCATTTCACCGGAAGCGCCTGTTCAGGTGGTATCGGTTACCAGCGAGGAGCACACGCTTGGTGGCGCTGGTAATGTCATCAGCAACCTTGCAGCCCTGGAGGCCAACGTCTCTGCCGTCGGTGTGATCGGTTCCGGATCTGACGGTCAACGGGTTCTTGACCAGTTGAATCGCTTGGCTGTTGACACCGCAGGAATCATCCGGGACGCGCAGCGACCGACGACGCGTAAAACCCGCGTCATTGCCAATCATCAACATGTGCTTCGATATGACAAAGAAGTTAAAACTGAAATCAGTCAGCCCATAGGTGACCAGGTTTCGCGCTGTGCGCAAGAAATGATGGTCGGATGCGATGTGATCCTGGTTTCTGATTACGGCAAGGGGCTTGTTACCAGCGCGCTGATGAAACAATTAGCTGCGGCTGCGCAACAGCACGGCAAACTGCTTATTGTCGACCCGAAAGGTCTTAATTTTGAAAAATATGCCGGGGCATCCGTCATTACACCCAATCAAAAAGAAACCGCCCTAGCGGCAGGTATCGATATTGTTGATGAACAGACCCTGACAGAAGCTGCCAGGCGTCTAATGGATAAAATCGGCATCGATAGAATTCTGGTCACCTGCGGCAAAGACGGCATGGTCTATTTTGAAGGTATGGCTCGCCCTTACCGCATCGGCACAAAGGCCCGCCAGGTGTTCGATGTGTCAGGTGCCGGTGATACGGTGTTGGCTGTTTTGGGCCTGGGAATTGCAGCTGGTTATACACCCAAGCAAGCGGTTGCACTGGCAAACACAGCTGCTGGAATCGTTGTCGGCAAGGTGGGCACCGCCACCGTTTCGGCCGCGGAGCTGGCCGCCGAACTGAATTTGATTCCAGATCCCACCTTATCCAAACAAAAAACGGTGGCAGAGCTTTCAGCTGTTGCGCAAAAACTTCATAAAACCGGCAAACGCATCGTGCTGACCAATGGATGCTTTGACCTGCTGCATGTCGGGCACATTAAGCTACTGTCTGCATCCAAGCAACTGGGCGATGTACTGGTGGTCGCCATTGATGACGACGCTTCCATAGAAAAACTCAAAGGCCCCGGACGCCCGGTGATCAAAGCATACGAGCGTTTGCGAATCATCAGCGCTCTGGACAGCGTGGATTATGTGGTTGCCTTTTCATCTGACCAATTGGGCAAGCTGATTGAAACCCTGCGCCCGGCTGTGCTTACCAAAGGCAGCAATTACGAAGCCGACGCCGTTTTGGGGCGTGACATCGTGGAACGTTTCGGTGGGCGCATAGAAATTATCCCTGTCACCGAAGACATCTCCGCCACCCGCATCATTAACGAGATCAAAAATAATTAA
- a CDS encoding DUF167 domain-containing protein: MVFLRENPQGILFKVLVQPRSSKNMIVGLHADSIKIKLTAPPVDGAANKACLKFLAKCLSVAPSSLEIVSGKHRRTKTILLKPKQTPPSEAEYADLKKRIHRLTTSPL; the protein is encoded by the coding sequence ATGGTTTTTCTTAGGGAAAATCCGCAAGGCATATTATTTAAAGTTCTTGTTCAACCCCGATCGTCAAAAAACATGATCGTTGGTTTGCATGCGGACAGTATTAAAATCAAATTGACGGCCCCTCCGGTTGACGGGGCAGCCAACAAAGCTTGCCTTAAATTCTTGGCCAAGTGCCTGTCAGTAGCGCCTTCTTCTCTGGAAATCGTATCCGGAAAACATCGCCGGACTAAAACGATTCTGTTAAAACCCAAACAGACACCCCCATCTGAAGCAGAATATGCCGATCTAAAAAAACGCATCCATCGACTGACAACATCGCCGCTATAG